The following proteins are co-located in the Flammeovirga kamogawensis genome:
- a CDS encoding tetratricopeptide repeat protein: protein MLAEINKEWSFILNESNDTEANELILQQEQIVTENKTKTDTLTTINAFNKLGEIYCNQVNYEKAYSYYWDALLLADQFQERSAIAKSYLGLGILYSLYERREDALKYYLKALEINQELIINDKKYTQDLRSNYFQIAVHYRYENDVLSARKYLQKSRVLASSDKQDLLFINAEEGYLNILEKKYKKAEFILLPLENKIKTKTRPYTVVYYSLLGDLYKGMKQYKRSTYYYLSAITSAKKFRKHLNFVPDIYRKLSVNATQLKQQKEATTYLFYALKLEESLYSSKSAKNQFLFEVKDKYRKVQEEQRALYLKQTLHQLKQEEKIWFLKTILLIISILLIAVLAVVWVRTIRNRHKAERVLLQQQRNLEIKSNKEIMAVQNQELTGSTLQLVAKDELLLSIKEKLKVLYKENKSNDIKRLIKEIDFNKDQSWLAFETRFNAVNKGFYKILSDQYPNLKPYDLRICALVKLDFTTKEMAKLLGISAESANTSRYRLRKKLNLNKDVNLAEFIRAF from the coding sequence TTGTTAGCAGAAATAAATAAAGAGTGGAGTTTTATTCTTAACGAATCCAATGATACTGAAGCAAACGAGTTGATTTTACAACAAGAACAAATAGTAACAGAGAACAAAACTAAAACTGATACATTAACCACTATAAATGCTTTTAATAAGTTAGGTGAGATTTACTGTAATCAGGTAAATTATGAGAAAGCATACTCTTATTATTGGGATGCCTTATTATTAGCAGATCAGTTTCAAGAAAGGAGTGCAATAGCTAAAAGTTATTTAGGGTTAGGCATTTTATATAGTTTATACGAAAGACGTGAAGATGCACTAAAGTATTACTTGAAGGCTTTAGAAATTAATCAAGAGTTAATTATAAATGATAAAAAATATACGCAAGATTTACGTTCAAACTATTTTCAAATTGCGGTGCATTATCGCTACGAAAACGATGTACTATCTGCAAGGAAATATTTACAGAAAAGTAGAGTGTTAGCCTCATCAGACAAACAAGATTTACTTTTTATAAATGCAGAAGAAGGCTACTTAAATATTCTAGAAAAAAAGTACAAAAAGGCAGAATTTATTTTACTTCCTTTAGAAAATAAAATCAAAACAAAAACGCGTCCTTACACAGTTGTTTATTATTCTTTATTAGGTGATTTATATAAGGGTATGAAGCAGTATAAGAGGAGTACCTATTATTATTTGTCAGCTATTACATCGGCTAAAAAATTTAGAAAACATTTAAACTTTGTACCTGATATTTATAGAAAACTGTCTGTCAATGCAACTCAACTAAAACAGCAAAAAGAAGCTACTACTTATTTGTTTTATGCCTTAAAATTAGAAGAGTCGTTGTACAGTAGTAAAAGTGCCAAAAACCAGTTTTTATTCGAGGTAAAAGATAAATATAGAAAAGTACAAGAAGAGCAAAGAGCACTATATTTAAAACAAACTTTGCATCAACTAAAACAAGAGGAAAAGATCTGGTTTTTAAAAACAATTCTGCTAATAATCTCCATATTATTAATAGCCGTACTTGCTGTGGTATGGGTAAGAACTATTAGAAATAGACATAAGGCTGAAAGAGTATTACTACAGCAACAACGAAATTTAGAAATAAAAAGCAATAAAGAAATAATGGCTGTACAGAACCAAGAATTAACGGGTTCTACCTTGCAATTAGTGGCAAAAGATGAGTTATTATTATCTATAAAAGAAAAGCTCAAAGTGTTGTATAAAGAGAATAAATCTAATGATATTAAAAGATTAATCAAGGAAATTGATTTTAACAAAGACCAAAGTTGGTTAGCGTTTGAAACTCGCTTTAATGCCGTAAATAAGGGGTTTTATAAAATTTTATCTGATCAATATCCAAACCTTAAACCTTATGATTTAAGAATTTGTGCTTTGGTAAAATTAGATTTCACAACTAAAGAAATGGCAAAACTTTTAGGAATATCGGCAGAGAGTGCTAACACTTCAAGATACAGGTTAAGAAAGAAGTTAAATTTAAACAAAGACGTAAATTTAGCAGAGTTTATTCGAGCTTTTTAA
- the metE gene encoding 5-methyltetrahydropteroyltriglutamate--homocysteine S-methyltransferase codes for MKTTNLGFPRIGNKRELKKAVEGYWKGSISEEQLKSTAQEIRKINWSLQDDNQIDLIPSNDFSLYDQVLDLAFTVGAIPERFKTLQQQGNLSDIDLYFAMARGYQQKGLDIKAMSMKKWFDTNYHYIVPEFTKNQDFSLFSSKVIDEFKEALSLGIKTKPVLIGPVTFLLLGKAKEDNFDCLELLDKLLPIYAKLLKELKKLGAENVQFDEPCLALDSTPSIRNKITAAYNYFANEVPSLKIFLANYFDCYGDNLATVLQLPIHTLHLDITRCGEQINDIFTADNFLSTLHFSIGIIDGRNIWKNDYQKSLTTLSKVIEKVGKERILIAPSCSLLHVPCDLNLETETSKINQKILPWLSFAKQKLGELSALKQLVLSDNFEKEEDYIINQKALQTRNQSTVVHQPKVKERVQKLTAKDAQRSHLFKTRKILQKEALNLPLYPTTTIGSFPQTKEVRQWRAAFKNGRLSAEEYQSKLEEETKRTISLQEEIGLDVLVHGEFERNDMVEYFGEQLEGFTFSSFGWVQSYGSRCVKPPIIFGDVSRSNPMTVAWTKYAQSCTDKYIKGMLTGPVTILQWSFVRDDQPRSETCTQIALAIRDEVQDLESAGIKIIQIDEPAIREGLPLRAVDWATYLQWAVNAFKVSSSGVKDETQIHTHMCYSEFNDIIKSIADLDADVITIECSRSQMDLLNAFASFNYPNDIGPGIYDIHSPRVPSKYEMVDLIDKAKRHIPAEQLWVNPDCGLKTRDWPETKKALEKMVEAAVTARKLFTVLA; via the coding sequence ATGAAAACAACAAATTTAGGATTCCCAAGAATTGGCAATAAAAGAGAGCTTAAAAAAGCTGTAGAAGGATACTGGAAAGGAAGTATAAGTGAAGAACAACTTAAAAGTACTGCTCAGGAAATCCGTAAAATCAATTGGTCTTTACAAGATGATAATCAAATTGATTTAATCCCATCAAACGATTTTTCTTTGTACGATCAAGTACTTGATTTAGCTTTTACAGTAGGTGCTATTCCAGAGCGTTTTAAAACGCTGCAACAGCAAGGTAATCTATCTGATATTGATCTCTATTTTGCTATGGCCAGAGGTTATCAGCAAAAAGGATTGGATATTAAAGCAATGAGTATGAAAAAATGGTTCGATACAAACTATCATTATATCGTACCTGAATTTACCAAAAATCAAGATTTCTCTTTATTCTCTTCTAAAGTAATTGATGAATTTAAAGAAGCACTTTCTTTAGGTATTAAAACAAAGCCTGTACTTATTGGTCCTGTAACTTTCCTGTTATTAGGAAAGGCTAAAGAGGATAACTTTGACTGTTTAGAACTTCTAGATAAACTGCTTCCTATTTATGCTAAACTATTAAAAGAACTCAAAAAATTAGGTGCCGAAAATGTACAATTTGACGAACCTTGTTTAGCTTTGGATAGTACTCCTTCCATAAGAAATAAAATCACTGCCGCGTACAATTATTTTGCAAACGAAGTCCCTTCATTAAAGATTTTTCTAGCCAATTATTTTGATTGCTACGGAGACAATTTAGCTACTGTTTTACAACTGCCAATCCATACACTACATTTAGATATAACACGTTGTGGAGAGCAAATAAATGATATTTTTACTGCTGATAATTTCCTTAGCACTCTTCATTTTTCTATTGGTATTATTGATGGTAGAAATATCTGGAAAAATGATTACCAAAAATCACTGACTACTTTATCCAAAGTAATCGAAAAAGTAGGAAAAGAACGTATATTAATTGCTCCTTCATGTTCTCTTTTACACGTTCCTTGTGATCTAAACTTAGAAACAGAAACTTCTAAAATCAATCAAAAAATACTTCCTTGGTTATCATTTGCCAAACAAAAATTAGGTGAACTTTCTGCACTTAAGCAGCTTGTTTTATCAGATAATTTTGAAAAGGAAGAAGACTACATTATTAATCAAAAAGCACTTCAAACCCGTAATCAATCAACAGTAGTTCATCAACCTAAAGTAAAAGAAAGGGTACAAAAATTAACAGCAAAAGACGCACAACGTAGCCACCTGTTTAAAACAAGAAAAATACTTCAAAAAGAGGCTTTAAACCTTCCATTATACCCAACAACAACAATTGGGTCTTTTCCGCAAACAAAAGAAGTAAGACAGTGGAGAGCTGCTTTTAAAAATGGACGATTATCTGCTGAAGAATATCAAAGTAAATTAGAAGAAGAAACGAAAAGAACTATTTCGCTTCAAGAAGAAATTGGTTTAGATGTTCTAGTACATGGAGAATTTGAAAGAAACGACATGGTAGAATATTTTGGCGAACAGTTAGAGGGATTTACTTTTTCTAGTTTTGGTTGGGTACAAAGTTACGGTAGCCGATGCGTAAAGCCTCCTATTATTTTTGGAGATGTATCTCGTTCCAATCCTATGACTGTTGCATGGACTAAATATGCACAAAGTTGTACAGATAAATATATAAAGGGAATGCTTACTGGCCCTGTAACTATTTTACAATGGTCTTTTGTAAGAGATGACCAACCAAGAAGTGAAACGTGTACGCAAATTGCGTTAGCCATTAGAGACGAAGTGCAAGATTTAGAAAGTGCAGGTATTAAAATTATTCAGATTGATGAACCAGCAATTAGAGAAGGTCTACCGTTAAGAGCCGTAGATTGGGCTACTTATTTACAATGGGCCGTTAATGCTTTTAAGGTAAGCAGCAGTGGTGTAAAAGATGAAACACAAATACATACGCACATGTGTTATTCTGAATTTAATGATATTATAAAAAGTATTGCTGATTTGGATGCCGATGTAATTACTATTGAATGTTCTCGCTCTCAAATGGACTTATTAAATGCCTTTGCATCATTTAATTACCCAAATGATATTGGACCTGGTATTTATGATATTCATAGTCCACGAGTTCCATCAAAATACGAAATGGTCGATTTAATTGACAAAGCAAAGCGCCATATCCCTGCCGAACAATTATGGGTAAACCCAGATTGTGGTTTAAAAACTAGAGATTGGCCGGAAACAAAAAAAGCTTTAGAAAAAATGGTGGAGGCAGCTGTTACAGCCCGAAAACTATTTACAGTCTTAGCATAA
- a CDS encoding Lrp/AsnC family transcriptional regulator, giving the protein MKELDEMDLKILRFLQENSDITTKEIAQKIHLSTTPVYERIKKLEQQGYIKKYVAVLDREKLDRDLVVFCNITLKEHSKVIGHQFVKDILSLKEVTECYNVSGDYDFLLKVMVKDMRAYQDFVLNHLGEIENIGSAHSTFVMGEIKQTYEVPV; this is encoded by the coding sequence ATGAAAGAATTGGATGAAATGGATTTAAAGATCCTTCGTTTTCTACAGGAAAACTCAGATATAACAACAAAAGAGATTGCTCAGAAAATTCATTTATCAACTACTCCAGTTTATGAGCGTATTAAAAAACTAGAGCAACAAGGATACATCAAAAAGTATGTAGCCGTACTTGACAGAGAAAAGTTAGATAGAGATTTGGTTGTTTTTTGTAATATCACCTTAAAAGAACATAGCAAAGTTATTGGGCATCAATTTGTGAAAGATATTCTCTCTTTAAAAGAAGTTACAGAGTGTTATAATGTATCTGGAGATTATGATTTCCTTTTAAAAGTGATGGTAAAAGACATGAGGGCGTATCAAGATTTTGTGTTAAACCATTTAGGGGAGATCGAAAATATTGGGAGTGCACATAGTACTTTTGTGATGGGTGAGATTAAGCAAACTTACGAAGTTCCCGTATAG
- a CDS encoding RagB/SusD family nutrient uptake outer membrane protein: MKLFNKNIIVSILLSASFISCNLDVEPQQNIETKDAADLPPQDLINGLFDRFQRTAYYGADFIRMGDIGTDLVSQYNSSGRFDDQYKLQKNPTTRGTDPLDSDKKAYSTYDYIYVTIADANRVINSSLSSNTDTESSNALGQAHFVRAMCYLDLLRAYGSVPLITEDIYSLDVAKDFAPGKADRKDLFSLVFSDLDKAEKLITETSKFLPSKNAALALKVRALLFEIELDASKEATNFSEIDKIATDLESQYSIVEKDLFLDYFQKSGGAATILELEFETDENQGSNNFAGLYLWNSVYAGYGDFVANPKILDGTLFGDVSKDIRWKTSENIGEAAIINEDNTKLKMIIPRIFKFYTYKNTKSLTAPKLLRIEEVILTHAEALVKTSPTKAAQLINDLRAKRIENYTPVANVTLQDVWNERAKELAYEGHRLWDLRRTKQMINVYSLTTGKIEASEDPTIDGGKDGAGQQAWYPIPEREMNTNPTLQSEGNNWGY; encoded by the coding sequence ATGAAATTATTTAATAAAAATATAATAGTATCAATATTACTCTCAGCTTCTTTTATTAGTTGTAATCTTGATGTTGAGCCACAACAAAATATTGAAACAAAAGATGCTGCAGATTTACCTCCGCAAGATCTTATCAATGGCTTATTTGATAGATTTCAGAGAACTGCTTATTATGGAGCTGATTTTATCAGAATGGGAGATATTGGTACGGATCTAGTATCACAATATAATAGTTCAGGCCGCTTTGACGATCAGTACAAACTTCAGAAGAATCCTACTACTAGAGGTACAGATCCATTAGATTCTGATAAAAAAGCATATTCTACATATGATTATATATATGTTACTATTGCTGATGCTAATAGAGTTATAAATAGTTCATTATCTTCTAATACAGATACTGAAAGTTCTAATGCTTTAGGTCAAGCACATTTTGTAAGAGCAATGTGTTACCTAGATTTATTAAGAGCCTACGGAAGTGTTCCTTTAATAACTGAAGATATATATTCTTTAGATGTTGCTAAAGATTTTGCACCCGGAAAAGCTGATAGGAAAGATCTTTTTAGTTTAGTATTCTCTGATTTAGATAAAGCTGAAAAGCTAATTACAGAGACTAGTAAGTTTTTACCTTCTAAAAATGCTGCTTTAGCATTAAAAGTACGAGCTCTTTTATTTGAAATTGAATTAGATGCGTCTAAAGAAGCTACTAATTTTAGTGAAATTGATAAAATTGCTACTGATTTAGAGAGTCAATATTCTATTGTTGAAAAAGATTTATTTTTAGATTATTTCCAAAAATCAGGTGGTGCTGCTACAATTCTAGAATTAGAATTTGAGACAGATGAAAACCAAGGGAGTAATAACTTTGCTGGATTGTATTTATGGAACTCTGTTTATGCAGGTTATGGTGATTTTGTAGCAAATCCTAAAATTCTTGATGGAACTTTATTTGGTGATGTTTCTAAAGATATTCGTTGGAAAACATCTGAAAATATTGGTGAAGCTGCAATCATTAATGAAGATAATACAAAGTTAAAAATGATTATTCCTAGAATCTTCAAATTTTATACTTACAAAAATACTAAATCTTTAACTGCACCTAAGTTATTACGTATCGAGGAAGTAATTCTTACTCATGCCGAAGCTCTTGTTAAAACAAGTCCAACTAAAGCTGCACAATTAATTAATGATTTAAGAGCAAAGAGAATTGAAAACTATACACCTGTTGCAAATGTAACATTACAGGATGTTTGGAACGAAAGAGCAAAAGAACTTGCTTATGAAGGACATCGTTTATGGGACCTTCGTAGAACTAAACAGATGATCAATGTATACAGTTTAACAACAGGTAAAATAGAAGCTTCTGAAGATCCAACGATTGACGGAGGTAAAGACGGAGCTGGCCAACAAGCATGGTACCCAATTCCTGAAAGAGAAATGAATACCAACCCAACTTTACAATCAGAAGGTAATAACTGGGGGTATTAA
- a CDS encoding SusC/RagA family TonB-linked outer membrane protein, which produces MKKRIFAFLFLFLAALAYDVSAQDKKEVSGVVKDGSEPLPGVTVLVKGTTYGSITDFDGKYKLKVSPSDVIIYRFIGFKTQEVPVGNQSTINVGLEADAEELEEVTVMGYAKTDVSSNSAKVENVTDVVTPSVTSSLQGKAAGVNISSNSGQPGAKQNIVIRGQGSISNTASDPLYVIDGIIQDGEDINYNSSQSEAERDPLSMINPEDIESVEVLKDAAATALYGARAANGVIVVTTKRGKSGKPQITFNTRQGISVVNKGNWSAMNADQFVDSQAQALANKNGGKPEDYYSQIPGVTVDSKGNPIYSNTDWSEHAFRQARISSYDLTMSGGNEDTKYYASAGYMNNEGILVGSNFERYSLRLNLDQKINKRLTANISTNLSYTDQQDASGGGGYSSPLLATYMQLPTLSPYDSNGELLPRIKDGSTDANFLYDIEKGNKVVIGQVSTQLVGSLKYQIADWLSFKQTGSVNYQNAQRENYRSPLSFDGAAYNGYKEDKITSNSNILGNSIFNFSKTFGNAHNVDAIAGFEYQVNNKKRSYSYGENIPVGLENLDNSAANKDASGFKESYKYMSYLGQLSYNYDGKYYATFSARRDGSSKFARNKKWGTFWSTSASWYLSREDFLADNNVITLAKLRGSYGTTGNANIGNFDARGLYSYYGYQSKSAGTYRQIENPDLSWEVRKKLGVGFDISLVDRVTLNVDYYRERSESILLNRPLSSSSGFTSGKQNLGIILNKGWEFALTTTNILKTNFTWSTSFNIGINKNEIQKLDGQDIISGVRISRVGSAVNTFYLREWAGADPKSGNGSWYANDGKDHAGESGYYKRNNRWATSDYNKAERIESGQAGPKITGGLTNNFKYKNWDLSIFLTFSQGGKIWRNSNVYTDNDGYSKNRNQEGYSYSVNRWKKDGDVADYAKWGAYGASKNSDRQLEDGSYVSLRNITLGYNFPSTWVKTLRLGSVRLYGSAQNLFTLTSYSGMTPITAPIHGINFFEYPEGRVFTGGLSVKF; this is translated from the coding sequence ATGAAAAAACGAATATTCGCATTCTTATTTCTTTTTCTTGCCGCTCTTGCCTACGATGTAAGTGCACAAGATAAAAAAGAGGTATCAGGTGTTGTGAAAGATGGAAGTGAACCACTTCCTGGTGTAACTGTATTAGTAAAAGGAACTACATACGGTTCTATTACTGACTTTGATGGTAAATATAAATTAAAAGTATCTCCTTCAGATGTTATTATTTATCGTTTTATTGGATTTAAAACACAAGAAGTTCCTGTAGGAAATCAATCAACTATTAATGTTGGACTAGAAGCTGATGCTGAAGAACTTGAAGAAGTGACAGTTATGGGTTATGCAAAAACCGATGTTTCTTCTAATTCTGCAAAAGTAGAAAATGTAACTGATGTTGTTACACCTTCAGTAACAAGTTCTTTACAAGGTAAGGCTGCTGGTGTAAATATTTCTAGTAATTCTGGTCAACCAGGGGCTAAACAAAATATTGTTATCCGTGGTCAAGGTTCTATAAGTAATACTGCATCAGACCCACTTTATGTAATTGATGGTATCATCCAAGATGGTGAAGATATTAATTATAACTCTTCCCAAAGTGAAGCTGAAAGAGATCCTCTTTCAATGATTAATCCTGAAGATATTGAGAGTGTTGAAGTATTGAAAGATGCTGCCGCTACTGCACTTTATGGTGCAAGAGCTGCCAATGGTGTAATTGTAGTTACCACAAAAAGAGGTAAAAGTGGAAAACCTCAGATAACATTCAATACACGTCAAGGTATTTCTGTTGTAAATAAAGGAAATTGGTCAGCTATGAATGCAGATCAATTTGTAGATTCGCAAGCTCAAGCATTAGCAAATAAAAATGGAGGTAAACCTGAAGATTACTATTCGCAAATACCTGGTGTAACAGTTGATAGTAAAGGCAATCCAATTTATTCTAATACAGATTGGTCTGAACATGCATTTAGACAAGCAAGAATTTCATCATATGATTTAACAATGAGCGGTGGTAATGAAGATACTAAGTATTATGCTTCTGCTGGATATATGAATAATGAAGGTATTTTAGTAGGATCTAACTTCGAAAGATATTCATTACGTTTAAATTTAGATCAAAAAATAAATAAGCGTTTAACAGCTAACATCTCAACAAACTTAAGTTATACAGATCAACAAGACGCTAGTGGTGGTGGTGGATATTCTTCTCCATTATTAGCAACTTATATGCAATTACCTACTTTATCTCCTTATGATAGTAATGGTGAATTATTACCTCGAATCAAAGATGGCTCAACAGATGCTAACTTTTTATATGATATTGAAAAGGGAAATAAAGTTGTTATAGGGCAAGTAAGTACTCAATTAGTAGGTTCATTAAAATATCAAATTGCTGATTGGTTATCATTTAAACAAACAGGTTCTGTAAATTATCAAAACGCTCAAAGAGAAAATTATAGATCTCCTTTATCATTTGATGGTGCTGCTTATAATGGTTATAAAGAAGATAAAATCACATCTAATTCTAATATTTTAGGGAACTCTATATTTAACTTCTCAAAAACCTTTGGTAATGCTCATAATGTGGACGCAATTGCTGGTTTTGAATATCAGGTAAATAATAAGAAAAGATCATACTCTTATGGTGAAAATATTCCTGTTGGGTTAGAGAATTTAGATAATTCAGCTGCAAATAAAGATGCGAGTGGGTTTAAAGAGTCATATAAATATATGTCATATCTAGGCCAATTAAGTTATAATTATGATGGTAAATATTACGCAACTTTTTCTGCAAGACGTGACGGTTCTTCAAAATTTGCTAGAAATAAAAAATGGGGTACTTTCTGGTCTACTTCAGCTTCTTGGTATCTATCAAGAGAAGATTTCTTAGCAGATAACAACGTAATTACTCTTGCTAAATTAAGAGGTTCTTACGGAACAACTGGTAATGCTAATATTGGTAACTTTGATGCTAGAGGTTTATACAGTTATTATGGATACCAATCTAAAAGTGCAGGTACCTACAGACAAATTGAAAACCCAGATTTAAGCTGGGAGGTCAGAAAAAAACTAGGTGTTGGATTTGATATTTCTTTAGTTGATCGCGTTACATTAAATGTTGATTATTATAGAGAAAGATCTGAAAGTATTTTATTAAATAGACCTTTATCTAGCTCTAGTGGATTTACATCTGGCAAACAAAATTTAGGTATTATTCTTAACAAAGGTTGGGAGTTTGCTCTTACAACAACAAATATCCTTAAAACTAATTTTACTTGGTCTACATCATTTAATATCGGTATTAATAAAAATGAGATACAAAAATTAGATGGTCAAGATATTATTTCTGGAGTTAGAATATCAAGAGTAGGTTCTGCTGTTAATACTTTTTATTTAAGAGAATGGGCTGGTGCAGATCCTAAATCAGGAAATGGCTCATGGTATGCTAATGACGGTAAAGATCATGCTGGAGAAAGTGGATATTATAAACGTAATAACCGTTGGGCTACTTCAGATTATAATAAAGCTGAAAGAATTGAAAGTGGACAAGCAGGTCCTAAAATCACAGGTGGTTTAACGAACAATTTTAAATATAAAAATTGGGATCTATCTATTTTCCTTACTTTCTCTCAAGGCGGAAAAATATGGAGAAACAGTAATGTATATACTGATAACGATGGCTATTCTAAAAATAGAAATCAAGAAGGATATAGTTATTCTGTTAACCGTTGGAAAAAAGATGGAGACGTTGCTGATTATGCCAAATGGGGAGCATATGGTGCTAGTAAAAACTCTGATAGACAGTTAGAAGATGGCAGTTATGTATCATTAAGAAATATCACTTTAGGTTACAACTTCCCTTCTACTTGGGTTAAAACCTTAAGACTTGGTTCTGTAAGATTATATGGTTCTGCTCAGAACTTATTTACACTAACTTCTTACTCTGGAATGACGCCAATTACCGCTCCTATCCATGGTATTAACTTTTTCGAATATCCAGAAGGAAGAGTATTCACAGGTGGATTATCAGTAAAATTTTAA
- a CDS encoding DUF2256 domain-containing protein, with the protein MKKQHLPQKKCIVCERPFSWRKKWEKVWNEVKYCSKKCRRNRSKTNNLIKSCI; encoded by the coding sequence ATGAAAAAACAACATCTACCTCAAAAAAAATGCATTGTGTGTGAACGACCTTTTAGTTGGCGAAAAAAGTGGGAAAAAGTTTGGAATGAAGTAAAATATTGCAGTAAAAAATGTAGACGGAATAGATCAAAAACCAATAATTTGATAAAAAGTTGTATATAA
- a CDS encoding flavin reductase family protein — translation MVFTKNDIQNADRIYRLNLINSVTGIKPGNLIGTKDSDGNENLAIFSSVIHLGSTPALLGFITRPSQKVPRHTLQNIKETGVYTINHIPIHNIEDAHKTSAKFDKGVSEFDVCNFTPEYIEGFNAPYVKESHLKIGLRFKEEIPIPLNGTSLIIGEIENIQISEDCIDINGYIDLEKSKSAGISGLNTYYSFNKLTSFPYARVENFINSNTI, via the coding sequence ATGGTATTCACTAAAAATGATATTCAAAATGCAGATCGTATCTATAGATTAAACCTCATTAATTCTGTAACAGGCATAAAACCAGGTAATTTAATAGGAACGAAAGATTCAGATGGAAACGAGAATTTAGCTATTTTCAGCTCAGTAATTCACCTAGGTAGCACTCCTGCTTTGCTAGGGTTTATTACAAGACCTTCGCAGAAAGTACCTCGACATACCTTACAAAACATTAAAGAAACAGGGGTTTACACTATTAATCATATACCAATACATAACATAGAGGATGCTCACAAAACATCAGCAAAATTTGATAAAGGAGTTTCAGAATTTGACGTATGTAATTTTACTCCTGAATATATAGAAGGTTTCAATGCACCATATGTAAAAGAAAGTCATTTAAAAATTGGTTTACGCTTTAAAGAAGAAATTCCTATCCCTTTAAATGGAACATCATTAATTATAGGAGAAATTGAGAATATTCAAATCAGTGAAGATTGTATAGATATCAACGGATATATAGATTTAGAAAAAAGTAAAAGTGCAGGAATTTCAGGTTTAAACACTTACTATAGTTTTAACAAATTAACTTCTTTCCCTTATGCTAGGGTTGAAAATTTTATAAATTCTAACACTATTTAG
- a CDS encoding FAD-binding domain-containing protein, with translation MHHFSTKYTDILEKIDQFSPLKYGGSRNYIDGGVSYLSPYISRGVISTRQVLDHLMRKGYDFYKSEKFIQELAWRDYWQQIWIDQKEHIDFDLKHPQPNVDHYKLPKALANSQTGIEAIDNGINALKESGYMHNHMRMYVAMLSCNIGKSHWLLPAKWMYYHLLDADWASNALSWQWVAGANSNKKYVANQANINKYCHSTQEGTFLDITYQDFEKIKTPKHLLNCVPFTLSTELPKTNSLIIDESVPTFIYNSYQLDPTWNSTLQGNRILLLEPSHFNKYPISEKSLDFIIDLSKNIDNIQLFVGEFTDLQKQLGASSIYYKEHPTTSHYIGNREERDWISNVKGNYSSFFKFWKKVKKEIYVVQ, from the coding sequence ATGCATCATTTTTCAACAAAATACACTGATATATTAGAGAAGATAGATCAATTTTCTCCATTAAAATACGGGGGATCTAGAAATTATATAGATGGGGGTGTTTCTTATTTATCACCATACATTTCTAGAGGAGTTATTTCTACTCGACAAGTTTTAGATCACTTAATGCGAAAGGGTTATGACTTTTACAAGTCAGAAAAGTTTATTCAAGAACTGGCTTGGAGGGATTATTGGCAGCAAATATGGATTGATCAAAAAGAGCATATTGATTTTGATTTAAAGCACCCTCAACCTAATGTAGATCATTATAAATTACCAAAAGCACTTGCCAATTCACAAACAGGAATTGAAGCAATTGATAATGGAATAAATGCGTTAAAAGAATCTGGGTACATGCATAATCACATGAGAATGTATGTAGCAATGCTATCTTGTAACATAGGTAAATCACATTGGTTATTACCTGCAAAATGGATGTATTACCATTTACTTGATGCTGATTGGGCAAGCAATGCATTAAGTTGGCAATGGGTAGCTGGTGCAAACAGTAATAAAAAGTATGTGGCCAATCAGGCAAACATAAATAAGTATTGTCACTCTACGCAAGAGGGTACTTTTCTAGACATTACATATCAAGATTTTGAAAAAATAAAGACTCCAAAACACTTATTAAATTGTGTTCCTTTCACTTTATCAACAGAATTACCAAAAACAAACTCTTTAATTATAGACGAATCCGTTCCCACATTTATTTATAACAGTTACCAATTAGACCCAACATGGAACAGCACACTACAAGGAAACAGGATCCTCTTATTAGAACCTTCTCACTTTAATAAGTACCCAATAAGTGAAAAATCGCTTGATTTTATTATTGATTTAAGTAAAAACATAGATAATATTCAACTTTTTGTAGGTGAATTTACTGATTTACAGAAACAATTAGGGGCTTCTTCTATTTACTATAAAGAACATCCTACAACATCTCACTACATTGGAAATAGAGAAGAAAGAGATTGGATTTCTAATGTTAAAGGTAATTATTCATCTTTCTTTAAGTTTTGGAAAAAAGTAAAGAAAGAAATCTATGTAGTTCAGTAA